In one Mucilaginibacter ginsenosidivorax genomic region, the following are encoded:
- a CDS encoding hybrid sensor histidine kinase/response regulator transcription factor yields the protein MSIHITFQSHGQSLRFTVLTSHDGLLSNTINAIIKDRYGFLWFATADGLDRFDGLEHKSYRFDPADKSGFRSREVTSMYEDEAGQFWVGTMGGGLYYLDRSQDQFRNYDENTAHGHLANSYIKSIYGDTHGRLWIGILGGLCVLDPKTKKEVFYKTDEQKPGQLHSGVILSIFRDSQRRMWIGTGKGLYLYNEPSNSFIAFMHKKNDHSGIPGDAINTIAEFQHKLWIGTDDGLSTLSADLKTFTNFKYSPNDDSTLSGNLIYSMAADGNKIWVGTEGGLDILDPVTGRVKRYNHDDRDKFSVSSKSIRCIYKDPDGIYWLGTYQGGVDKYDKNLTLFNSKQNNAYDPAGLSAPFVSSFAENKDGDLFVGTDGGGLNLFHVKSGLFSHIAIKSKTSSNSAGLPILTMMLDRNQQLWIGTFQDGLFIYNTKTGTYQQLNAGNDNIHINHNEIFCLKEDSKGRVWIGTNGGGVNVFDPGTKTFFKYTSTPATSGERNLPVNGYIRAIEEDRDGNIWIGTYGSGIAVLNPATQKFRVYNNKITGMAIDRTFSLLQDHKGNMWIGTAGDGLFCFNLDHKKFVNYSAPNELPDGVVHKLLEDYSGNIWLSTDKGICRLNAASKKFTHYSTYNGLQNDAFIDGSGLRTTKGLLFFGGAKGFNYIDPQQDVKLNDNTPPVFLTTLKINNNVVLSGSHSPLKQDISVASQIDLDYKQNFSISYSAINYTLPQQNRYAYILKSFNKSWNYVGSATTAYYTNLDPGEYLFVVRACNNDGIWNNTGAQIRIIIHPPIWMTWYAYLLYALMALGSLLLIRHRGIKKLKGKLALEQERREAERLHELDALKIKFLTNLSHEFRTPISLIMAPADKLLAEHKDEQTIGQLAVIRRNARRLLNLVNQLLDFRKLEEQELKLNLTEGEIFSFVSDVVDSFHDLSESRSITFNFKSPPQKLFVRFDHDKVERILFNLLSNAFKFTPPGGAVSVDVIQHPTPHIDKTTLEFKISDTGIGIDPERKHLIFKRFYQAAEINTTNVNPGSGIGLSITKEFVEMHGGTITVESELGRGSDFSVMIPLEVFADRSMPVQLPGKTDIREKEPRTKRNIAQAITDMPLLLIVEDNDEFRFYIKDHLMAQYKIVEASNGIEGWDKALSCHPDLIISDITMPFMNGITLSRKIKADKRTSHIPFIMLTACTREDEQLRGLESGANDYLTKPFNFEILNIKIKNLLQLNTMLKNTYKKQLTVIHPDIEVESGREKFLNKVINYIDNNLNNPKFSVVDLSEHLAMSRGALYTKIFELTGLPPVEFIRSYKLDRAAILLLKSDLTVTQIAYEAGFATPHYFSRSFKEKFNMLPSDYRKAENNSVLV from the coding sequence GTGTCAATCCATATCACTTTTCAATCCCATGGACAGTCTTTACGATTTACAGTACTTACATCTCACGATGGCTTGCTGTCAAATACGATTAATGCAATCATTAAGGATCGCTATGGTTTTTTGTGGTTTGCAACAGCGGATGGGCTTGACAGATTTGATGGCTTGGAGCATAAGTCGTATCGTTTTGATCCGGCAGACAAATCGGGCTTTCGCTCCAGGGAAGTTACAAGTATGTACGAGGATGAGGCGGGGCAGTTTTGGGTAGGCACCATGGGCGGCGGGCTATATTACCTTGACCGTTCTCAAGATCAGTTCCGAAACTATGACGAGAATACTGCCCACGGACATCTTGCAAACAGCTACATCAAATCTATCTACGGTGATACACATGGCCGCCTTTGGATTGGTATATTAGGAGGACTGTGCGTACTTGACCCTAAAACAAAAAAGGAGGTATTTTATAAAACCGATGAGCAAAAACCCGGACAGTTACATTCGGGTGTTATATTATCCATTTTCCGGGATAGCCAGCGCCGGATGTGGATAGGGACAGGTAAAGGACTCTATCTTTATAATGAACCATCAAACAGCTTCATTGCCTTTATGCACAAAAAAAACGACCACTCGGGTATACCGGGTGATGCGATAAATACCATAGCCGAATTTCAGCATAAATTATGGATAGGGACCGACGATGGATTAAGTACATTATCAGCAGATTTAAAAACCTTTACAAATTTCAAATACAGCCCTAATGACGATAGTACCCTTAGCGGCAACCTTATATATAGCATGGCTGCTGATGGCAATAAAATTTGGGTAGGTACCGAAGGCGGTTTGGATATTTTAGATCCGGTAACCGGAAGGGTAAAACGCTACAACCATGATGATAGGGATAAATTCAGTGTAAGCAGTAAATCCATCCGTTGCATTTATAAGGACCCCGATGGAATTTACTGGCTTGGCACTTACCAGGGTGGTGTGGATAAGTATGACAAAAACCTAACTTTATTTAATTCCAAGCAAAATAATGCCTATGATCCTGCCGGGTTAAGCGCGCCATTTGTTTCGTCATTTGCCGAGAATAAGGACGGGGACCTATTTGTTGGCACAGATGGCGGGGGCTTAAATCTTTTTCATGTCAAGAGTGGCTTGTTTAGCCATATTGCTATAAAATCAAAAACAAGCAGCAACTCGGCTGGGCTTCCTATATTAACCATGATGCTTGACCGCAATCAGCAACTTTGGATAGGCACGTTTCAGGATGGTTTGTTTATTTATAATACAAAAACAGGGACGTACCAACAGTTAAATGCAGGAAATGATAATATACACATAAACCACAACGAAATTTTTTGTTTAAAGGAAGACAGTAAGGGCCGGGTATGGATAGGGACCAACGGCGGCGGCGTTAATGTATTTGACCCTGGTACAAAAACCTTTTTTAAATACACGTCAACTCCCGCCACTTCCGGCGAACGTAATTTGCCTGTAAATGGTTATATCAGAGCTATTGAAGAGGACCGCGACGGCAACATTTGGATTGGCACCTATGGCAGTGGAATAGCAGTGTTAAATCCAGCAACTCAAAAGTTCCGGGTGTACAATAATAAGATTACCGGCATGGCTATTGATCGTACATTTTCGCTGTTGCAGGACCATAAGGGCAACATGTGGATTGGCACTGCCGGCGATGGGCTGTTTTGCTTTAATCTCGACCATAAAAAATTTGTTAATTACTCCGCCCCAAACGAATTGCCAGATGGCGTAGTACATAAACTACTGGAGGACTATAGCGGCAACATATGGTTAAGTACTGATAAAGGAATATGCAGGCTTAACGCGGCATCTAAAAAGTTCACTCATTACTCCACCTATAATGGCTTACAAAATGACGCATTTATCGACGGGTCGGGACTGCGTACAACTAAGGGCCTGCTTTTCTTTGGCGGGGCCAAGGGCTTTAATTATATTGATCCGCAGCAGGACGTAAAACTTAACGACAATACTCCGCCGGTATTTTTAACCACCCTTAAAATTAATAATAACGTTGTATTATCCGGCAGCCACTCGCCGCTTAAACAAGACATTTCGGTTGCAAGCCAAATTGACCTGGATTATAAGCAAAACTTTTCAATCAGTTATTCTGCCATTAATTACACGCTTCCCCAGCAGAACAGGTATGCCTACATACTTAAATCGTTCAATAAAAGCTGGAACTATGTAGGTTCGGCTACAACAGCGTATTACACCAATTTAGATCCTGGTGAATACCTGTTTGTTGTGCGGGCCTGTAATAACGATGGGATATGGAATAACACGGGTGCCCAAATACGTATTATAATTCATCCGCCAATATGGATGACCTGGTATGCTTATTTATTATATGCACTGATGGCTTTGGGCTCGTTACTGCTCATCCGCCATAGGGGGATAAAGAAATTAAAAGGAAAACTGGCGCTGGAACAGGAAAGAAGAGAAGCAGAACGATTACATGAACTTGATGCACTTAAAATTAAATTTCTTACTAACCTGAGCCACGAGTTTCGCACACCAATTTCGCTTATCATGGCACCGGCAGATAAGTTATTGGCAGAACATAAGGATGAACAAACCATAGGTCAACTGGCCGTGATACGGCGCAACGCGCGACGCCTGTTGAATTTGGTTAACCAGCTTTTAGATTTCCGCAAGTTAGAAGAACAAGAATTAAAACTTAACCTGACCGAAGGTGAAATATTTTCATTTGTAAGCGATGTTGTAGATTCTTTTCATGATCTGTCAGAATCGCGAAGCATCACTTTTAATTTCAAGTCTCCCCCGCAAAAGTTGTTCGTTCGATTTGATCACGATAAGGTAGAGCGCATTTTATTTAACCTGCTCTCCAACGCATTTAAATTTACACCACCCGGTGGGGCCGTTTCTGTTGATGTTATTCAGCACCCTACGCCGCACATTGATAAAACTACTTTGGAATTTAAAATAAGTGACACAGGAATCGGTATCGACCCTGAAAGAAAACACTTGATATTTAAACGGTTTTACCAGGCAGCAGAAATCAACACCACGAACGTAAATCCGGGAAGCGGAATCGGTTTGTCAATTACTAAAGAGTTTGTTGAAATGCACGGTGGCACCATTACTGTTGAAAGTGAATTAGGAAGAGGTTCAGACTTTAGCGTGATGATCCCTCTTGAAGTTTTTGCCGACCGGTCGATGCCGGTTCAACTTCCTGGTAAAACAGATATTAGGGAAAAGGAGCCCCGTACAAAAAGGAATATTGCCCAGGCAATTACAGACATGCCATTACTGCTTATTGTAGAAGACAACGATGAGTTTCGCTTTTACATTAAAGACCATTTAATGGCGCAATATAAAATTGTTGAAGCTTCAAATGGTATAGAGGGTTGGGATAAGGCGCTATCATGCCATCCTGATTTGATCATTAGCGATATTACCATGCCATTTATGAATGGTATTACGCTGAGCAGGAAGATAAAAGCCGATAAGCGTACCAGCCACATTCCGTTTATAATGCTTACTGCCTGCACGCGCGAAGACGAGCAATTGAGAGGGCTTGAATCGGGGGCAAATGATTACCTGACCAAACCCTTTAATTTTGAGATTTTAAATATCAAAATTAAAAATCTGTTGCAGCTCAATACCATGCTGAAAAACACCTATAAAAAGCAATTGACGGTCATTCACCCCGATATAGAGGTTGAATCGGGCAGGGAGAAGTTTTTAAACAAGGTGATCAATTACATAGATAACAACTTAAACAATCCGAAATTTTCTGTTGTGGACCTTAGCGAACATTTGGCAATGAGCCGGGGAGCACTTTACACCAAGATATTTGAACTCACCGGCCTTCCGCCCGTTGAATTTATCCGCTCTTACAAGCTTGACCGTGCCGCTATATTGCTTCTAAAAAGCGATCTTACAGTTACTCAAATAGCCTACGAGGCAGGTTTTGCGACACCGCATTATTTCTCCCGGTCATTTAAGGAAAAGTTTAACATGTTGCCATCCGATTACAGGAAGGCAGAAAATAACAGCGTGTTGGTGTAG
- the xyl3A gene encoding xylan 1,4-beta-xylosidase gives MNLKKHLLTSVLMVCALYVSAQILPYQNANLPSAARAKDLVSRLTLKEKVTLMKDVSEPIPRLGIKKFNWWSEALHGYANQGPVSVFPEPVGMAASFDDQLVFHVFDAVSDEARAKNNEYKKQGESQRFHDLSVWTPNVNIFRDPRWGRGQETYGEDPYLTSCMGIQVVRGLQGPANAKYRKLLACAKHFAVHSGPESTRHQANITDVEPRDLWETYLPAFKALVQQSDVREVMCAYQRLDDEPCCGNSRLLGQILRNDWGFKYLVVSDCGAITDFYNGHHSSSDASHASAKAVLSGTDVECVGYAFDKIPDAVAHGLIKEKDINTSVIRLMTQRFELGEMDKDELVPWTKIPISVVNSQAHHKLALQMGRETMTLLQNKNDILPLSKTLQKIAVVGPNADNTQMLWGNYNGTPLNTINILDGIKGKLNAGQVIYDQACDLTEDKITLNAFNQCTIDGKQGIRATYWNNRNFEAPVVITDQITSPIAFTTLGAHQFAQGVNIEDFSARYETIYKPTVSDDIVFKLEGTGSAELFIDGKSVLRTGSWRSIPRRYQLHVNADTEYKIEVRYKQLNNWAASLGFTFGKEVPATFDKLVDKVKDADVVVFVGGISPRLEGEEMPISLPGFKGGDRTDIELPAVQRNCISALKKAGKKVVFVNCSGSAIAMVPETENCDAILQAWYSGEAGGQAVADVLFGDYNPAGHLPVTFYKNMQQLPDFNEYSMKGRTYRYMTSEPLFPFGFGLTYTTFNVGTATASKTRIVNTEGIQLTVPVANTGKRDGTEVLQVYVRKLNDPDSPVKTLRAFKRIPLSSGAKQVVKLDLPAKTFEFFDPTDAVVKVTPGEYELLYGESSDNKDLKTIKIKII, from the coding sequence ATGAACCTGAAAAAACATTTACTTACTTCTGTACTTATGGTGTGCGCATTATATGTCTCTGCGCAAATACTGCCCTACCAAAACGCTAATTTACCGTCGGCGGCGAGAGCAAAGGACCTGGTATCAAGATTAACACTCAAAGAAAAGGTGACCCTGATGAAGGACGTTTCGGAACCTATTCCGAGATTGGGTATCAAAAAATTTAATTGGTGGAGCGAGGCCTTGCATGGCTACGCTAACCAGGGGCCGGTTTCGGTTTTTCCTGAACCTGTAGGTATGGCTGCTTCGTTTGATGATCAGCTTGTTTTTCATGTATTTGATGCTGTATCTGATGAAGCCCGGGCAAAAAATAATGAATATAAAAAGCAAGGAGAAAGCCAGCGTTTTCATGATCTGTCTGTCTGGACACCTAATGTGAATATTTTTCGCGACCCACGCTGGGGCCGCGGACAAGAAACATACGGCGAAGACCCGTATCTTACCTCTTGCATGGGTATCCAGGTTGTGCGTGGCTTGCAAGGCCCCGCAAATGCCAAGTATCGTAAATTGCTGGCTTGTGCCAAGCATTTTGCCGTGCACTCCGGACCAGAGTCGACCCGTCATCAGGCTAATATTACCGATGTTGAACCGCGCGATCTTTGGGAAACCTATCTTCCCGCTTTTAAAGCGTTAGTGCAACAATCAGATGTAAGGGAAGTTATGTGTGCATACCAGCGTTTGGATGATGAACCCTGCTGCGGCAATAGTCGTTTGTTAGGTCAAATTTTACGTAACGACTGGGGCTTTAAATACCTTGTAGTTTCTGACTGTGGCGCCATAACTGATTTTTACAACGGTCATCATTCGTCATCAGATGCAAGCCATGCTTCGGCGAAAGCGGTTCTTTCGGGTACCGATGTGGAATGTGTAGGGTATGCATTTGATAAAATACCGGATGCCGTAGCGCACGGCTTAATTAAAGAGAAAGATATAAACACAAGTGTCATTCGCTTAATGACCCAGCGCTTTGAGCTTGGGGAGATGGACAAAGACGAACTTGTACCCTGGACTAAAATTCCAATTTCGGTTGTTAACTCCCAGGCACACCACAAGCTTGCCCTACAAATGGGCCGCGAAACTATGACCCTTTTGCAAAACAAGAATGACATTTTGCCGCTAAGCAAAACCCTGCAAAAAATTGCGGTGGTAGGCCCCAATGCCGATAACACACAAATGCTTTGGGGTAACTATAATGGAACGCCTCTTAATACCATAAATATTTTAGACGGTATTAAGGGTAAATTAAATGCCGGGCAGGTTATTTACGATCAGGCCTGTGATTTGACTGAAGATAAAATTACCTTAAACGCCTTCAATCAATGCACAATTGACGGAAAGCAAGGTATACGTGCTACGTATTGGAATAACCGGAACTTTGAGGCCCCTGTGGTAATTACCGATCAAATAACCAGCCCAATTGCATTTACAACATTAGGCGCCCACCAGTTTGCACAAGGGGTTAATATCGAAGATTTTTCGGCCAGGTATGAAACGATATATAAACCGACAGTTAGCGACGACATTGTGTTCAAACTGGAAGGCACAGGTTCTGCCGAGCTCTTTATTGATGGAAAATCGGTTTTGCGGACTGGTAGCTGGAGGTCGATACCCAGACGTTACCAATTACATGTTAACGCCGATACCGAGTACAAAATAGAAGTGCGGTACAAACAATTAAATAACTGGGCGGCCAGTTTGGGTTTTACATTCGGCAAGGAAGTTCCGGCAACCTTTGATAAATTAGTTGACAAGGTAAAAGATGCAGATGTAGTTGTTTTTGTGGGTGGCATATCACCGCGTTTAGAGGGAGAGGAAATGCCTATCTCATTACCTGGGTTTAAAGGCGGCGACCGTACTGATATTGAATTGCCCGCCGTGCAACGCAATTGCATAAGCGCGTTGAAAAAAGCGGGTAAAAAAGTCGTGTTTGTAAATTGCTCGGGTTCAGCAATTGCCATGGTTCCTGAAACGGAAAACTGCGATGCTATTTTGCAGGCATGGTATAGCGGCGAGGCTGGCGGACAAGCTGTTGCTGATGTGCTTTTCGGCGACTATAATCCGGCAGGCCATTTACCGGTTACCTTTTATAAAAATATGCAGCAACTTCCCGATTTTAATGAGTATTCAATGAAGGGGCGCACCTATCGTTATATGACATCAGAGCCCTTGTTTCCATTTGGGTTTGGCTTAACCTACACTACTTTTAATGTAGGCACCGCTACAGCAAGTAAAACAAGGATAGTGAACACCGAAGGCATACAATTAACGGTTCCGGTTGCAAATACAGGAAAACGTGATGGCACAGAAGTACTGCAGGTATATGTTCGGAAATTGAATGATCCTGATTCACCGGTGAAAACGTTGCGGGCTTTTAAAAGAATACCACTATCATCCGGGGCGAAACAAGTTGTTAAGTTAGACCTTCCGGCAAAAACCTTTGAGTTTTTCGACCCCACAGATGCAGTTGTTAAGGTAACTCCCGGCGAGTATGAATTACTGTACGGTGAAAGTTCGGATAACAAAGACCTGAAAACCATTAAGATCAAAATCATATAA
- a CDS encoding glycoside hydrolase family 97 protein, producing MKQILSLSFFTCVCLFTLSQRLLAQQQVLSSPDHNISVQLSSPGDPNALWSFKVQYKDNTTVFPAIGLGLLRQDADFAHNLKLRGVGKTQPVHEQYVALHGKKSVCTNDGNEVTVQFITVDKKEMDVILRVYNNGIAFRYTFPEKKAGQYKMLNELTTYHIADSSKRWMQSFVRSYEGFYPEQDNAFKAGEWGYPALFNPPGATECWALITEANLDRNYCATKLTNTAANASEYKLTFPSAGDGNSTGDVNPVFSLPWQSPWRVVIIGQLKDVVQSTLVEDVSEPQIAGNFNWVQPGISSWVYWAYNHGTKDYQRLCQYTDLAARMGWKYTLFDWEWDQMSNGGDVEKAVQYALAKGVKPLIWYNSGGNHNTVPATPKDRLITKESRAKEFEWLSKIGIYGIKVDFFESDKQNIINYYIDLMEDAAKYKLMIYFHGATVPRGWSRTYPNLMTIEGVAGAEQYNNGPVMTAEGARHNATLPFTRNIIGPMDYTPVAFTNSQHAHTTTFAHELALSVLFESGIQHFADRPSGFENLPPTEKMFLSRVPASWDDTRFISGYPGKSTIIARQKGKQWFIGGINGQNRGGQTAIDFSFLPTGKKYRLTLINDGDNDMAFHEQYMAVESTDKIQVSWLPRGGFAGYIEEF from the coding sequence ATGAAACAAATTTTATCATTGTCTTTTTTTACCTGCGTCTGTTTATTTACACTAAGCCAACGTCTTTTAGCCCAACAACAGGTTCTTTCTTCTCCTGATCATAATATTTCGGTTCAGCTAAGTTCTCCGGGCGATCCAAATGCTCTTTGGTCCTTCAAGGTTCAATATAAAGACAACACTACCGTTTTTCCGGCTATTGGTCTTGGGCTGCTAAGACAAGATGCAGATTTTGCGCATAACTTAAAGCTGAGGGGTGTCGGAAAAACTCAGCCGGTTCATGAGCAATATGTTGCCCTGCACGGAAAAAAATCAGTTTGTACCAATGACGGCAATGAGGTAACCGTACAGTTTATAACTGTTGATAAAAAGGAAATGGACGTTATTCTCCGGGTTTATAATAATGGTATTGCATTTCGTTACACCTTTCCCGAAAAAAAAGCCGGGCAATACAAAATGCTAAATGAATTAACTACCTACCATATAGCCGACAGCTCGAAACGCTGGATGCAGAGCTTTGTGCGAAGCTACGAAGGGTTTTATCCCGAGCAGGACAATGCTTTTAAAGCCGGCGAATGGGGGTACCCCGCACTATTTAACCCGCCAGGCGCAACGGAATGCTGGGCACTGATTACAGAAGCAAACCTTGACCGTAACTATTGCGCAACTAAACTTACTAATACAGCTGCAAACGCCTCCGAATATAAATTGACTTTCCCTTCTGCGGGAGATGGCAATAGTACCGGCGATGTCAATCCTGTTTTTTCATTGCCATGGCAGTCGCCATGGCGCGTGGTAATCATTGGTCAGCTTAAAGATGTTGTGCAGTCGACTTTGGTTGAGGATGTAAGCGAGCCCCAGATTGCCGGGAATTTTAACTGGGTGCAACCGGGTATCAGCTCATGGGTATATTGGGCTTATAACCACGGTACTAAAGACTACCAACGTTTATGTCAATACACAGACCTTGCGGCCCGTATGGGTTGGAAATATACTTTATTTGATTGGGAATGGGATCAGATGTCAAACGGTGGTGACGTTGAAAAGGCCGTTCAGTATGCCCTGGCAAAGGGCGTGAAACCTTTAATATGGTACAATTCGGGCGGCAACCATAACACCGTACCGGCAACACCAAAAGACCGGTTAATTACGAAGGAAAGCCGCGCTAAAGAATTTGAGTGGCTAAGCAAAATTGGCATATACGGCATCAAGGTAGACTTTTTTGAAAGCGACAAGCAAAACATCATCAACTATTACATCGATTTGATGGAGGACGCTGCTAAGTATAAATTGATGATCTACTTCCACGGAGCCACCGTACCGCGTGGCTGGTCTCGCACTTATCCAAATTTAATGACGATAGAGGGGGTAGCCGGTGCCGAGCAATATAATAACGGACCAGTAATGACAGCCGAAGGCGCCAGGCACAATGCAACATTACCATTTACCCGCAATATTATAGGGCCAATGGATTACACCCCGGTTGCATTTACTAATTCGCAACATGCCCACACTACCACATTTGCACACGAGCTGGCGCTTTCGGTGTTGTTCGAATCAGGAATACAGCATTTTGCCGATCGCCCGTCGGGTTTTGAGAACTTGCCGCCAACTGAAAAAATGTTTCTTTCCCGGGTGCCCGCATCTTGGGATGACACACGCTTTATTTCGGGATATCCAGGCAAATCAACAATAATTGCAAGACAGAAAGGTAAGCAATGGTTTATTGGCGGGATAAACGGACAAAACCGGGGCGGCCAGACGGCCATTGATTTTAGCTTTTTACCAACAGGTAAAAAATATAGGCTTACCTTAATAAATGACGGGGATAACGATATGGCTTTCCATGAACAATATATGGCTGTGGAAAGCACAGATAAAATACAGGTAAGCTGGCTTCCCCGCGGCGGTTTTGCCGGATATATAGAAGAATTTTAA
- a CDS encoding family 43 glycosylhydrolase, with translation MKDFKKCAALMVSILWFNCLMAQNPLIQNQFTADPSVRVFNNMIYLYPSHDIPATPGHGRAGWFCMQDYHVFSSSNLTDWVDHGVIVSQNKVPWADSAAYSMWAPDCIERAGKYYFYFPAPAKSGGPKGFSVGVAVADKPYGPFVPQPLPIAGIHGIDPNVQIDKDGQGYIYWAQGNLYGAKLKANMLELASEPVKLEGFPDKGLKEGPYLFERKGIYYMTYPHVADKTERLEYAMSDNPLGPFKYAGVLMDESASGCWTNHQSVIEFKNQWYLFYHNDDLSPAFDKNRAVRADSLFFNEDGTIRKVIPTLRGIGVTASSKKIQIDRYSAKSEDGVGVEFIDTLNKFKGWKTIFNKTNSWIKYNSVLFGKQTAGYVSVNAWSATGGTLLISTEDNLRKVIARVAIPKGNNWSVVKKALISMPTGMKNIIVQTEGSGRVEVDWISFN, from the coding sequence ATGAAGGATTTTAAAAAATGCGCGGCGCTAATGGTATCTATCTTATGGTTCAATTGTTTAATGGCACAAAACCCCCTTATACAAAACCAGTTTACTGCCGATCCTTCGGTACGTGTTTTTAATAACATGATATACCTTTACCCTTCACATGACATTCCCGCTACGCCGGGGCATGGCCGGGCTGGCTGGTTTTGTATGCAGGATTATCATGTGTTCTCGTCATCTAACCTAACCGATTGGGTGGATCACGGCGTAATTGTAAGCCAAAATAAAGTGCCCTGGGCCGACTCGGCGGCATATAGTATGTGGGCTCCTGATTGTATTGAGCGGGCAGGAAAATATTATTTTTATTTCCCGGCCCCAGCCAAATCCGGTGGTCCTAAAGGGTTTTCGGTAGGTGTTGCAGTAGCCGATAAACCCTACGGTCCATTTGTTCCGCAACCGTTGCCCATAGCCGGAATTCATGGTATCGACCCCAATGTGCAAATTGACAAGGACGGGCAGGGGTATATTTACTGGGCGCAGGGAAACCTTTACGGCGCTAAACTTAAAGCTAATATGCTTGAACTGGCATCAGAGCCGGTAAAACTTGAAGGCTTCCCTGATAAGGGATTAAAGGAAGGGCCTTATTTATTTGAACGAAAAGGTATTTATTACATGACCTATCCGCATGTGGCCGATAAAACAGAACGGCTTGAATATGCCATGTCTGACAATCCCCTGGGGCCCTTTAAATATGCCGGGGTACTTATGGACGAATCAGCTTCGGGTTGCTGGACAAACCATCAATCTGTTATCGAATTTAAAAATCAATGGTACCTGTTTTATCACAATGACGACTTATCGCCAGCCTTTGATAAAAACCGGGCTGTACGGGCCGATAGCTTATTTTTTAATGAGGACGGCACTATCCGAAAGGTCATCCCTACATTACGTGGCATTGGCGTAACCGCGTCATCAAAAAAAATACAGATAGATAGGTATAGCGCCAAAAGCGAGGATGGAGTAGGGGTGGAGTTTATAGATACGCTAAACAAATTCAAAGGGTGGAAAACGATTTTCAATAAAACTAATTCATGGATAAAATATAACAGTGTGCTTTTTGGCAAACAAACAGCAGGGTACGTTAGCGTAAACGCCTGGTCGGCAACCGGCGGAACGTTATTAATTAGCACAGAAGATAATCTGCGCAAGGTTATAGCAAGAGTTGCCATACCAAAAGGTAACAATTGGAGCGTTGTTAAAAAAGCTTTAATATCGATGCCTACAGGCATGAAAAATATTATTGTGCAAACAGAAGGCAGCGGCCGTGTAGAAGTTGACTGGATAAGCTTCAATTGA